A section of the Archangium lipolyticum genome encodes:
- a CDS encoding TonB-dependent receptor: MLSLRLHSIRAALAALALLAAPVMAQTPVEGTAPAAAPTEAAAPAEPTAPVEAPAPAEDPHPSPLPEGEGAADMGTEDEMMADSATPPPGFTGVYGQVSDAQTKETLIEATVKVVTGAQKSVLTDVDGNYQLALPPGKYDLRVFYDVYEGRRITGVIVEEGKATKLDVQLSADAGAVQEVVVEARADRRAEGALLQERKKAAAVSDAISSQEMARTPDSSASDAVKRVVSATVVGGRYVLLRGLGGRYSTTLLNGAILPSPEPDEQAVPLDIFPTSLLANLNILKSYTADLPGTFAGGVLLIETNNYPSQFEFKPRINFSGDTASTFRNRFTYNGGGLNWLGFDDGTRKLPDSVPRTGPLLPGQNGMTVEDVNRVGRDFPNIWTLETARALPNMGIGASIGDTLRFDNKRLGYLAMVNYGHKESVQLTDVTGTQAAQGGGVTIEDTSRNVLGTESASISGLVSAGFQPSRDFELSVFSLFTRTGESRARSIAGADAQGQQFSKTASEFTSRALTFNQLRGFHRLNVLGDMEVDWQANYSYVDRSEPDTRSLPYGYTEEGTPRYNNDPGAERWYSELGESSFGGSANATLPLSGVRLRVGGMAQGSMRALDMRRFRYQYVGGNLPVLNQGPEDIFASDNIGNGIRVLENTLSDDAYDATLGLFAGYATADVSLWEPLRLVAGLRYEASVQRLTSGSDFGGRAQSKEANQDYKDFLPTLNVIYALNPQLNLRAGYSYTLARPTFRELAPVLYYDFVRNRSVSGDPSLVQTRIHNLDARAEWFPGENDVLAASVFYKRFQQPIERIIVSSFQQDVSFDNAPGATSYGVELEARTSLGRLTPTLAPLRVGANLTLTRSEIDLGDSAPLQTNQQRPLQGQSPYVVNLNLGYARTESGTEISLLYNVVGARISEVGIEGLPDVYEQPFHRVDLTVGQKLSDSLQLKLAATNILNQPVVFRQGDVDVLKYRPGVAFSASLGWSL; this comes from the coding sequence GTGTTGTCTCTTCGTCTCCATTCCATCCGCGCCGCGCTCGCGGCGCTCGCACTGCTCGCCGCCCCCGTGATGGCGCAGACCCCCGTCGAGGGGACCGCCCCCGCGGCGGCTCCCACCGAGGCCGCTGCTCCCGCTGAGCCCACCGCTCCCGTGGAGGCCCCTGCTCCCGCGGAAGACCCTCACCCCAGCCCTCTCCCAGAGGGAGAGGGAGCGGCGGACATGGGCACCGAGGACGAGATGATGGCGGATTCCGCCACGCCTCCTCCGGGCTTCACCGGCGTCTATGGCCAGGTCTCCGACGCCCAGACGAAGGAGACGCTCATCGAGGCCACGGTGAAGGTCGTCACCGGCGCGCAGAAGAGCGTCCTCACCGACGTGGATGGCAACTACCAGCTGGCGCTGCCTCCCGGGAAGTACGACCTGCGCGTCTTCTATGACGTCTATGAGGGCCGCCGCATCACCGGCGTCATCGTGGAGGAGGGCAAGGCCACGAAGCTGGACGTGCAGCTGAGCGCCGACGCGGGCGCCGTGCAGGAAGTGGTGGTCGAGGCCCGCGCGGACCGCCGCGCCGAGGGCGCGCTGCTGCAGGAGCGCAAGAAGGCCGCCGCGGTGTCCGACGCCATCAGCTCCCAGGAGATGGCGCGCACGCCGGACTCGAGCGCCTCGGACGCGGTGAAGCGCGTGGTGAGCGCCACGGTGGTGGGCGGTCGCTACGTGCTGCTGCGCGGTCTGGGTGGCCGCTACTCCACCACGCTGCTCAACGGCGCCATCCTCCCCAGCCCCGAGCCGGACGAGCAGGCCGTCCCGCTCGACATCTTCCCGACGAGCCTCCTGGCCAACCTCAACATCCTGAAGAGCTACACCGCGGACCTGCCGGGCACCTTCGCGGGCGGCGTGCTGCTCATCGAGACCAACAACTATCCGTCCCAATTCGAGTTCAAGCCGCGCATCAACTTCTCGGGCGACACGGCGAGCACGTTCCGCAACCGCTTCACCTACAACGGTGGCGGGCTGAACTGGCTGGGCTTCGACGATGGCACGCGCAAGCTGCCGGACTCCGTGCCACGCACGGGCCCGCTGCTCCCCGGCCAGAACGGCATGACGGTGGAGGACGTGAACCGGGTGGGCCGGGACTTCCCCAACATCTGGACCCTGGAGACCGCGCGCGCCCTTCCCAACATGGGCATCGGCGCGTCCATTGGCGACACGCTGCGCTTCGACAACAAGCGCCTGGGCTACCTGGCCATGGTGAACTACGGCCACAAGGAGAGCGTCCAGCTCACGGACGTCACGGGCACCCAGGCCGCGCAGGGGGGTGGCGTCACCATCGAGGACACCTCCCGCAACGTGCTGGGCACCGAGAGCGCCAGCATCAGCGGACTCGTCAGCGCGGGCTTCCAGCCGAGCCGCGACTTCGAGCTGTCCGTCTTCTCGCTCTTCACCCGCACGGGTGAGAGCCGGGCGCGCTCCATCGCCGGCGCCGACGCCCAGGGCCAGCAGTTCAGCAAGACCGCCTCCGAGTTCACCAGCCGCGCCCTCACCTTCAACCAGCTCCGCGGCTTCCACCGGCTGAACGTGCTCGGGGACATGGAGGTCGACTGGCAGGCCAACTACTCCTACGTCGACCGCTCCGAGCCGGACACGCGCAGCCTGCCCTACGGGTACACCGAGGAGGGCACGCCCCGGTACAACAACGACCCGGGCGCCGAGCGCTGGTACAGCGAGCTCGGGGAGAGCTCCTTCGGCGGCAGCGCCAACGCCACCCTGCCGCTGTCCGGCGTGCGCCTGCGCGTGGGCGGCATGGCCCAGGGCTCGATGCGCGCGCTCGACATGCGCCGCTTCCGCTACCAGTACGTGGGGGGCAACCTCCCCGTGTTGAACCAGGGCCCGGAGGACATCTTCGCCTCGGACAACATCGGCAACGGCATCCGCGTGCTGGAGAACACCCTGTCGGACGATGCCTATGACGCCACGCTCGGCCTGTTCGCCGGCTACGCCACCGCCGACGTGTCCCTCTGGGAGCCGCTGCGCCTGGTGGCGGGCCTGCGCTACGAGGCCAGCGTCCAGCGGCTCACCAGCGGCAGCGACTTCGGCGGACGCGCGCAGTCCAAGGAAGCCAACCAGGACTACAAGGACTTCCTGCCGACGCTCAACGTCATCTACGCGCTCAACCCCCAGCTCAACCTGCGCGCCGGCTACAGCTACACGCTGGCCCGCCCCACCTTCCGCGAGCTGGCGCCCGTCCTCTATTACGACTTCGTCCGCAACCGCTCCGTGTCGGGCGATCCGTCGCTGGTGCAGACGCGCATCCACAACCTGGACGCGCGCGCCGAGTGGTTCCCGGGTGAGAACGACGTGCTCGCCGCGAGCGTCTTCTACAAGCGCTTCCAGCAGCCCATCGAGCGCATCATCGTCTCGTCCTTCCAGCAGGACGTCAGCTTCGACAACGCCCCGGGCGCCACCAGCTATGGCGTGGAGCTGGAGGCTCGCACCTCGCTCGGGCGCCTCACGCCCACCCTGGCGCCGCTGCGCGTGGGAGCCAACCTGACCCTCACCCGCTCGGAGATCGACCTCGGAGACTCCGCGCCCCTGCAGACCAATCAGCAGCGTCCGCTGCAGGGCCAGTCCCCCTACGTGGTCAACCTCAACCTCGGCTACGCGCGGACGGAGAGCGGGACGGAGATCTCCCTGCTCTACAACGTGGTCGGCGCCCGCATCTCCGAGGTCGGCATCGAGGGGCTCCCCGACGTGTACGAGCAGCCGTTCCACCGCGTCGACCTGACGGTGGGGCAGAAGCTGAGCGACAGCCTCCAGCTAAAGCTCGCCGCCACCAACATCCTCAACCAGCCCGTGGTGTTCCGGCAGGGCGACGTCGACGTTCTGAAGTACCGGCCCGGCGTGGCGTTCTCCGCGTCGCTCGGCTGGAGCCTGTAG
- a CDS encoding metallophosphoesterase family protein, which translates to MRQVRLGIIALALGAGGCTRPAEERALKEQEIGRVQIAGVAFTVEDGLAVVRQMEPGALTLWGSAPAFHVRAVASAGAAESWTIRVRNAMPDAELSALKGDEPLEVESLPGPLPTEKVWRVRVPAGSEVRLTVAPPMWDQPMPFRFVALADVQEALPRVGDIYRRINADPSLRFIFFSGDLTQRGTVEQLEEFQSRLQESRIPLFATLGNHELITPDPRYHEYFGRGNLHFTFHGAHFTMIDSGNGTLDPKAEEFLDGWLEAGRDAVHILGTHIPLVDPIGVRNGAFASRNEAASLLGKLTRANLDLTLYGHVHSYYSFSNAGIPAFISGGGGAIPEQFDGIGRHFLSVEVDPASGIRNVSLVRVD; encoded by the coding sequence GTGAGGCAGGTGCGCCTGGGTATCATCGCGCTCGCGCTGGGGGCCGGAGGCTGCACCCGGCCGGCCGAGGAGCGTGCGCTGAAGGAGCAGGAGATCGGCCGGGTGCAGATCGCCGGCGTCGCCTTCACCGTGGAGGACGGGCTCGCGGTGGTGCGCCAGATGGAGCCAGGGGCGCTGACGCTGTGGGGCTCGGCGCCGGCCTTCCACGTGCGCGCGGTGGCCTCGGCTGGGGCCGCCGAGTCCTGGACGATCCGGGTGCGCAACGCCATGCCGGACGCGGAGCTCTCGGCCCTGAAGGGGGACGAGCCCCTGGAGGTGGAGTCCCTGCCCGGACCCCTGCCCACGGAGAAGGTGTGGCGGGTGCGCGTGCCCGCGGGCTCGGAGGTCCGGCTCACGGTGGCGCCTCCGATGTGGGATCAGCCGATGCCCTTCCGCTTCGTGGCGCTGGCGGACGTGCAGGAGGCCCTGCCGCGCGTGGGCGACATCTACAGGCGCATCAACGCGGACCCCTCGCTGCGCTTCATCTTCTTCTCGGGGGACCTGACGCAGCGGGGCACCGTGGAGCAACTGGAGGAGTTCCAGTCCCGCCTCCAGGAGTCGCGCATTCCCCTTTTCGCCACGCTGGGCAACCACGAGCTCATCACCCCCGACCCGCGCTACCACGAGTACTTCGGACGCGGGAACCTGCACTTCACCTTCCATGGCGCGCACTTCACGATGATCGACTCGGGCAACGGAACGTTGGATCCGAAGGCCGAGGAGTTCCTGGACGGGTGGTTGGAGGCGGGGCGCGACGCGGTGCACATCCTGGGCACGCACATCCCGCTGGTGGACCCCATCGGCGTGCGCAACGGCGCCTTCGCCAGCCGCAACGAGGCCGCGTCCCTGCTGGGCAAGCTGACGCGCGCCAACCTGGACCTCACGCTCTACGGCCACGTGCACTCGTACTACTCGTTCTCCAACGCGGGGATTCCGGCCTTCATCTCAGGGGGCGGCGGGGCCATCCCCGAACAGTTCGACGGTATCGGGCGGCACTTCCTGTCCGTGGAGGTGGACCCGGCCTCGGGCATTCGCAACGTGTCCCTGGTGCGCGTGGACTGA
- a CDS encoding serine/threonine-protein kinase, protein MAANEAGQFGRYELVSKLAAGGMAVTYRARMNGAAGVTKPVVIKQILPHFADDPGFVEMFVSEARVAAGLTHGNIAQVFDFGEIDGQFFLAMEFVHGQPLSKLIRRAQRTGLPSLPLPLALHIAIQMCDGLDYAHRHVGEDGQPMGLVHRDVSPDNVLISYEGQVKVIDFGIAKATSVVEARTSPGTLKGKYPYFSTEQARGQHDLDARSDIFAVGVVLYEMVCGRRPYEGELVAVLPRILSGDYAPPSALNPAITPELESVMATAMALDRDTRYPTAQAFSEALREQLYSANARFSPAMLSQLMGHLFSEELAAEGRRVEVPPGFLEQLAAWQAQAQPTGEPTGIQPRQPGTGGGRPGAQRPPSNGSGGRPSSNASGRSVSSASVRRVTSGAVPRTPAPATLAAPPGLAAEPSTAVSEPVTATRDSVEGPHDTPVDMPAVTVPARLDPLSTYREAQERDSQERADRRQRLVMLISLPLIGLALFLGAINYFLSRSAGPPTGSLWLTSTPIGATVKLNGKDVPGVTPLVVEGVLLDEANTLVLTLPGYRPWTKRFTLSSEADPPIHAELERVQAEPAAPEKEKPQPTEAVAASTATPGDAGVEAVTDTAPEAPKPKPYNEVDYPARLFVLRPRHNAFPVTKYTTASIDLSPSASYSANTEGSASLDEGRGGGSGTLAYFLEGDNLSADESFGLIGPSSRTIKGARRMHVFLLDDDVSDNSGTVRVHLRQSKWMAPRQLTFNAAQDALVLEPLHQLVLRGLNPDALYLLTVRDDVPELRSGAGGRTRRVLCVESSQQSARRTHRLLESGKRYQLTGADTLRCTFPDTQVEDNAGALEVDIVDVTVMSRRDRAAALRGASR, encoded by the coding sequence GTGGCCGCCAACGAAGCCGGGCAGTTTGGCAGATACGAACTGGTATCCAAGCTCGCCGCGGGCGGGATGGCGGTCACCTACCGTGCACGGATGAATGGTGCGGCGGGGGTGACCAAGCCGGTCGTCATCAAGCAGATCCTCCCCCACTTCGCCGACGACCCCGGGTTCGTGGAGATGTTCGTCAGCGAGGCGCGTGTGGCGGCGGGCCTCACCCACGGCAACATCGCCCAGGTCTTCGACTTCGGGGAGATCGACGGCCAGTTCTTCCTGGCCATGGAGTTCGTGCACGGCCAGCCGCTGTCCAAGTTGATTCGCCGTGCGCAGCGCACGGGGCTGCCGAGCCTGCCGCTGCCGCTGGCGCTGCACATCGCCATCCAGATGTGCGACGGGCTGGACTACGCGCACCGGCACGTGGGCGAGGATGGACAGCCCATGGGGCTGGTCCACCGCGACGTGTCCCCGGACAACGTGCTCATCTCCTACGAGGGCCAGGTCAAGGTCATCGACTTCGGCATCGCCAAGGCGACGAGCGTGGTGGAGGCGCGCACCTCGCCCGGCACGCTCAAGGGCAAGTACCCGTACTTCTCCACCGAGCAGGCCCGGGGCCAGCATGACCTGGACGCGCGCTCGGACATCTTCGCCGTGGGCGTGGTGCTCTACGAGATGGTGTGCGGCCGGCGACCCTACGAGGGGGAGCTCGTCGCCGTGCTGCCGCGCATCCTCTCGGGAGACTACGCGCCGCCCTCCGCCCTCAACCCGGCCATCACCCCGGAGCTCGAGTCGGTGATGGCCACCGCGATGGCGCTGGACCGGGACACGCGCTACCCCACCGCGCAGGCCTTCTCCGAGGCGCTGCGCGAGCAGCTCTACTCGGCCAACGCGCGCTTCTCGCCCGCGATGCTGTCGCAGCTGATGGGCCACCTCTTCTCCGAGGAGCTCGCCGCCGAGGGGCGCCGGGTGGAGGTGCCACCCGGCTTCCTGGAGCAGCTCGCCGCATGGCAGGCGCAGGCGCAGCCCACGGGTGAGCCCACGGGCATCCAGCCGCGGCAGCCGGGCACGGGCGGTGGCCGGCCAGGCGCGCAGAGGCCTCCCTCCAACGGCTCCGGTGGACGTCCCTCCAGCAACGCCAGCGGGCGGAGCGTCAGTTCGGCCTCGGTGCGCCGGGTGACGTCGGGTGCCGTGCCACGCACTCCGGCCCCCGCCACCCTGGCGGCACCGCCAGGCCTGGCGGCCGAGCCCTCCACGGCCGTGTCGGAGCCGGTCACCGCGACGAGGGACTCCGTCGAGGGACCGCACGACACCCCTGTCGACATGCCGGCCGTCACCGTGCCGGCCAGGCTGGATCCCCTGAGCACGTACCGCGAGGCGCAGGAGCGTGACTCCCAGGAGCGCGCCGATCGCCGCCAGCGGCTGGTGATGCTCATCAGCCTGCCCCTCATCGGACTCGCGCTGTTCCTGGGAGCCATCAACTACTTCCTCTCGAGGAGCGCGGGACCGCCGACGGGCTCGCTGTGGCTCACCTCCACGCCGATCGGTGCCACGGTGAAGCTCAACGGCAAGGACGTGCCCGGCGTCACGCCGCTCGTCGTCGAGGGCGTTCTTCTCGACGAGGCCAACACCCTCGTGCTCACCCTGCCCGGCTACCGGCCGTGGACGAAGCGCTTCACCCTGAGCAGCGAGGCGGATCCGCCCATCCACGCGGAGCTCGAGCGCGTCCAGGCGGAGCCCGCCGCCCCGGAGAAGGAGAAGCCCCAGCCCACCGAGGCCGTCGCCGCGTCCACGGCCACACCCGGGGACGCGGGCGTCGAGGCCGTGACGGACACGGCCCCCGAGGCACCGAAGCCCAAGCCCTACAACGAGGTGGACTACCCGGCGCGGCTGTTCGTCCTCCGCCCGAGGCACAACGCCTTCCCGGTGACGAAGTACACCACCGCGTCGATCGACCTCAGCCCGTCGGCGAGCTACTCCGCCAACACGGAGGGAAGTGCCTCGCTGGACGAGGGACGCGGGGGCGGGTCCGGCACGCTGGCCTACTTCCTCGAGGGCGACAACCTGTCCGCGGACGAGTCCTTCGGGTTGATCGGCCCATCCTCGCGCACCATCAAGGGCGCGCGCCGGATGCACGTCTTCCTGCTGGATGACGATGTCTCGGACAACAGCGGCACGGTGCGGGTGCACCTGCGCCAGTCCAAGTGGATGGCGCCCCGCCAGCTCACGTTCAACGCGGCGCAGGACGCGCTGGTGCTCGAGCCCCTGCACCAGCTCGTGCTGCGCGGTCTCAACCCGGACGCCCTCTACCTGCTCACCGTGCGCGATGACGTCCCGGAGCTGCGATCCGGCGCTGGTGGGCGGACACGTCGGGTGCTGTGCGTGGAGAGCAGCCAGCAGTCCGCCCGGCGCACACACCGACTCCTGGAGTCGGGTAAGCGCTACCAGCTGACGGGGGCGGATACGCTGCGCTGCACCTTCCCGGACACCCAGGTGGAGGACAACGCCGGGGCCCTCGAGGTGGACATCGTCGATGTCACGGTCATGTCCCGGCGGGACAGGGCGGCGGCGCTGCGCGGCGCATCTCGTTGA
- a CDS encoding AAA family ATPase has product MLGELKLEEVGPSPRLSFSFGPRLNLLTGDNGLGKTFVLDLAWWALTHNVDPVPALPRPGRKGWVSASIVTEMGHKLEFSSAVRWDRRMRDSDEDGELLSVPNSGLTLYARIDGGFRVWDPMRNSQGRVHYEAGGPKSYDFSHDALWDGLVEGGQVLCNGLIRDWVYWQLRNSESFERLRKVLAVLSPDAREPLRPGEPTRMGLTDAREIPTLEMPYGIVPLTHASAGIRRIVGLAYLLVWAWEEHLRAAELLGEKTASHIVFLIDEVEAHLHPRWQRLILPSVLAVVRELRPDVKVQVIAVTHAPLVLASVEPLFDPAQDALFMFDLVGHEVKVSKADWRPRGDANAWLTSEVFDLKEPRSKEAEEAITRARAALKDPHLPIDEVKRIHNDLYRLLKDTDPFWPRWLARAEAAGIDP; this is encoded by the coding sequence ATGCTCGGTGAGCTGAAGCTGGAGGAGGTCGGGCCGAGCCCCCGGCTTTCGTTCTCGTTCGGACCACGCCTGAACCTGCTGACTGGCGACAATGGGTTGGGAAAGACCTTCGTGCTCGACCTGGCGTGGTGGGCGCTGACCCATAACGTCGACCCGGTGCCCGCGTTGCCCAGACCTGGCCGGAAGGGGTGGGTATCCGCTTCGATCGTGACGGAGATGGGGCACAAGCTCGAGTTCTCGAGCGCCGTTCGCTGGGACAGGCGCATGCGGGACAGCGACGAGGATGGCGAGCTGTTGTCGGTTCCGAACTCCGGGTTGACGCTCTACGCGCGCATCGATGGGGGATTCCGGGTCTGGGACCCGATGCGGAACAGCCAGGGACGCGTGCATTACGAGGCGGGCGGCCCGAAGTCCTACGACTTTTCTCACGATGCGCTCTGGGATGGGTTGGTGGAGGGAGGGCAGGTCCTGTGCAATGGGCTCATCCGGGATTGGGTCTACTGGCAGTTGAGGAACTCGGAGTCCTTCGAGCGCTTGCGCAAGGTGTTGGCGGTGCTCTCGCCGGATGCCAGGGAGCCGTTGAGACCCGGTGAGCCCACCCGCATGGGGCTCACGGACGCCCGGGAGATTCCAACGCTGGAGATGCCGTATGGCATCGTCCCTCTCACCCATGCATCCGCCGGAATCCGGCGCATCGTCGGTCTTGCGTATCTGCTCGTCTGGGCCTGGGAGGAGCACCTGCGGGCCGCCGAGTTGCTCGGGGAGAAGACCGCCAGTCACATCGTGTTCCTCATCGACGAGGTGGAGGCCCACCTTCATCCCCGTTGGCAGCGGCTCATCCTTCCCTCGGTGCTGGCCGTGGTCCGCGAGCTCCGCCCGGACGTGAAGGTCCAGGTGATCGCCGTCACCCATGCGCCCCTGGTCCTCGCCTCGGTGGAGCCCTTGTTCGACCCGGCCCAGGACGCCCTCTTCATGTTCGACCTCGTGGGCCATGAGGTGAAGGTCTCCAAGGCGGACTGGCGGCCTCGTGGCGATGCCAACGCGTGGCTCACCTCCGAGGTCTTCGACCTCAAGGAGCCCCGCTCCAAGGAGGCCGAGGAGGCCATCACCCGCGCCAGGGCCGCGCTCAAGGACCCCCACCTCCCCATCGACGAGGTGAAGCGGATCCACAACGACCTGTACCGACTCCTCAAGGATACGGACCCGTTCTGGCCACGCTGGCTCGCGCGTGCCGAGGCCGCGGGGATCGATCCTTGA
- a CDS encoding HNH endonuclease family protein, which produces MIHVEPQPEPPDFDAKVRQPGHADLASLAGELRPLWRHCAMQLWEAYKGVCAYSSLHIPRGTGALSVDHLLPKSKRRELAYEWSNYRLACVRMNARKNDLEDVLDPFEVRDGWFALELSTLEVIPGDGLPEQLRAQVQKTIDRLDLNDDEFVRAREAYFLAWKEGEMRFRYLLKHCPFLAKELLRQGLVQDEG; this is translated from the coding sequence TTGATTCACGTCGAGCCCCAACCCGAGCCCCCGGACTTCGACGCCAAGGTGCGTCAGCCGGGCCACGCCGACCTGGCCTCACTGGCGGGCGAGCTGAGGCCTCTCTGGCGTCACTGCGCCATGCAGCTCTGGGAGGCCTACAAGGGCGTCTGTGCCTACTCCTCCCTCCACATCCCTCGTGGCACGGGGGCGCTCTCCGTCGACCATCTGCTTCCCAAGTCGAAGCGGCGGGAACTGGCCTATGAGTGGTCCAACTACCGGCTTGCCTGCGTCCGGATGAACGCGCGCAAGAACGACCTCGAGGATGTGCTGGACCCCTTCGAGGTGCGGGACGGCTGGTTCGCGCTCGAACTCTCCACGCTCGAGGTCATCCCAGGAGATGGGCTGCCCGAGCAACTGCGTGCACAGGTCCAGAAGACCATCGACCGGCTGGACCTGAACGATGACGAGTTCGTCCGGGCCCGGGAGGCCTATTTCCTGGCCTGGAAGGAGGGCGAGATGCGGTTCCGCTATCTTCTCAAGCACTGCCCCTTCCTGGCGAAGGAGCTGCTCCGCCAGGGCCTCGTCCAGGACGAGGGGTGA
- the gyrB gene encoding DNA topoisomerase (ATP-hydrolyzing) subunit B encodes MENIPATGAAAAPSPADYDTGAITKLEGLEAVRKRPGMYIGDTMTYGLHKLVYEVVDNSVDEALAGHCTDIEVVIHVDGSLSVQDNGRGIPVGPHPDPKFKGKDTLEVVLTELHAGSKFGNGAYKVSGGLHGVGVTCVNFLSEWFKVRIQRGGKVYEQSYSRGVSNGPPVAVGETDKRGTLIWFKPDNTVMETADFNFDTLSQRMRELAFLNAGLRIVIRDMRIGKEHDFKFDGGIVSFVEYINKAKEALHDKPIHFRTEREGVALEIAMQWNDGYDERIFTFANNINTHEGGSHLSGFKAALTRTLNSYAEKGGAWKDLKETPTGEDAREGLSAVISVKLSNPQFEGQTKTKLGNSEIKGLVEQMVNDQLGTFLEENPVVSKKIVAKIGDATRARIAARKARETVRRKGVLDGGSLPGKLADCQSRDPSESELYIVEGDSAGGSAKQGRDRRNQAILPLRGKILNVEKARFEKMLTSAEIVTLITALGTGIGREDYDPTKARYHRIILMTDADVDGSHIRTLLLTFFYRQMPELIQNGYLYIAQPPLYKVTRNKKDMYVKDERNLNDYLLRIASEHSRVVTPSGELGGSELRSLLEKVITYEERLEKLAARRDARVVDALVQAARVDAGTLADEAALGEQMEKVREYLKARMPDALGRFEFSFLEDSEHHTKKLVVKTDVNGGLRQTVFDHGFLSSPEYLELVGLRDVFSAMGKAPYRVVVSDGEVTALSVQEVLAAVRKDAQKGLGLQRYKGLGEMNPEQLWDTTMNPATRTLLQVRIEDAVESDEIFSLLMGEAVEPRREFIERNALDVQNLDI; translated from the coding sequence ATGGAAAACATCCCCGCCACCGGCGCCGCCGCGGCGCCGTCGCCCGCGGACTACGACACGGGTGCCATCACGAAGCTGGAGGGCCTGGAGGCCGTCCGCAAGCGCCCGGGCATGTACATCGGCGACACCATGACGTACGGGCTGCACAAGCTCGTCTACGAGGTGGTGGACAACTCGGTCGACGAGGCCCTGGCGGGCCACTGCACCGACATCGAGGTGGTCATCCACGTGGATGGCTCGCTGTCCGTGCAGGACAATGGCCGTGGCATCCCCGTGGGTCCGCATCCGGATCCGAAGTTCAAGGGCAAGGACACGCTCGAGGTCGTGCTGACGGAGCTGCACGCGGGCAGCAAGTTCGGCAACGGCGCCTACAAGGTGTCCGGCGGCCTGCACGGCGTGGGCGTCACCTGCGTCAACTTCCTCTCCGAGTGGTTCAAGGTCCGCATCCAGCGCGGCGGCAAGGTGTACGAGCAGTCGTACTCGCGCGGCGTGTCCAATGGCCCGCCCGTGGCGGTGGGCGAGACGGACAAGCGCGGCACGCTCATCTGGTTCAAGCCGGACAACACCGTCATGGAGACGGCGGACTTCAACTTCGACACGCTCAGCCAGCGCATGCGCGAGCTCGCGTTCCTCAACGCCGGCCTGCGCATCGTCATCCGTGACATGCGCATCGGCAAGGAGCACGACTTCAAGTTCGACGGCGGCATCGTCTCCTTCGTCGAGTACATCAACAAGGCGAAGGAGGCGCTCCACGACAAGCCCATCCACTTCCGCACGGAGCGGGAGGGCGTGGCGCTGGAGATCGCCATGCAGTGGAACGATGGCTACGACGAGCGCATCTTCACCTTCGCCAACAACATCAACACGCACGAGGGTGGCAGCCACCTGTCGGGCTTCAAGGCGGCGCTCACGCGCACACTCAACAGCTACGCCGAGAAGGGCGGGGCGTGGAAGGACCTGAAGGAGACGCCCACGGGCGAGGACGCGCGCGAGGGCCTCTCGGCCGTCATCTCCGTCAAGCTGTCCAATCCCCAGTTCGAGGGGCAGACGAAGACGAAGCTGGGCAACAGCGAGATCAAGGGCCTCGTCGAGCAGATGGTGAACGACCAGCTCGGCACCTTCCTCGAGGAGAACCCGGTCGTCAGCAAGAAGATCGTCGCCAAGATTGGCGATGCCACGCGGGCGCGTATCGCCGCGCGCAAGGCGCGCGAGACGGTGCGGCGCAAGGGCGTGCTGGACGGTGGCTCGCTGCCGGGCAAGCTCGCCGACTGCCAGAGCCGCGATCCCAGCGAGAGCGAGCTCTACATCGTCGAGGGTGACTCCGCAGGTGGCTCCGCGAAGCAGGGCCGAGACCGGCGCAACCAGGCCATCCTCCCGCTGCGCGGGAAGATCCTCAACGTCGAGAAGGCGCGCTTCGAGAAGATGCTCACGAGCGCGGAGATCGTGACGCTCATCACCGCGCTGGGCACGGGCATCGGGCGCGAGGACTACGACCCGACGAAGGCGCGCTACCACCGCATCATCCTGATGACGGACGCCGACGTGGACGGCAGCCACATCCGCACGCTGCTGCTGACGTTCTTCTACCGGCAGATGCCGGAGCTCATCCAGAACGGCTACCTCTACATCGCGCAGCCCCCGCTCTACAAAGTCACGCGCAACAAGAAGGACATGTACGTGAAGGACGAGCGGAACCTGAACGACTACCTGCTGCGGATCGCCTCCGAGCATTCGCGGGTGGTGACGCCGTCCGGGGAGCTCGGAGGCTCGGAGTTGCGCTCGCTCCTGGAGAAGGTCATCACCTACGAGGAGCGGCTGGAGAAGCTGGCGGCGCGGCGGGACGCTCGGGTGGTGGACGCGCTGGTGCAGGCGGCCCGGGTGGACGCGGGCACGCTGGCCGACGAGGCCGCGCTCGGCGAGCAGATGGAGAAGGTGCGCGAGTACCTGAAGGCCCGGATGCCGGACGCGCTGGGCCGCTTCGAGTTCTCGTTCCTCGAGGACTCCGAGCACCACACGAAGAAGCTGGTGGTGAAGACGGACGTCAACGGGGGCCTGAGGCAGACGGTGTTCGATCACGGCTTCCTGTCGTCGCCGGAGTACCTGGAGCTGGTGGGTCTGCGCGACGTGTTCAGCGCGATGGGCAAGGCGCCCTACCGGGTGGTGGTGTCCGATGGCGAGGTGACGGCCCTGTCGGTGCAGGAGGTGCTGGCCGCGGTGCGCAAGGACGCGCAGAAGGGGCTGGGCCTGCAGCGCTACAAGGGTCTGGGCGAGATGAACCCGGAGCAGCTCTGGGACACCACGATGAACCCGGCCACCCGCACGCTGCTGCAGGTGCGCATCGAGGACGCCGTGGAGAGCGACGAAATCTTCTCGCTGCTCATGGGTGAGGCCGTCGAGCCGCGGCGCGAGTTCATCGAGCGCAACGCGCTGGACGTGCAGAACCTGGACATCTGA